The Opitutales bacterium ASA1 genome window below encodes:
- a CDS encoding response regulator, which produces MIEPTRQTLLVVDDEEGPRQSLRMVFRNDYQVHTAESGERALEFIRANPVHAAIVDIRMAGISGIEVLRQIKAHSPQTEVIMLTAYETLETARQAIRFGACDYLSKPFDLPTIRDAVSRAIRLRNISDNIASTFDRFRQLTDELQDANLREEMARTASEIYAGVLHDINNPLSVITGVVEMLEIQMTRSASLSGQSLEEARNKIAVINKQIGTCSAIITRYLKLIRTPNQIETQSTSVNLVLSDLVSLLKAHPAAKSSKLIVTQLERDLMACINCTELIQILLNLTVNAFQSTVGPQTVEIKATAHEKPVDTAALASNKDSVLLNESTFLNRSPLVSITVSDQGKGIDENVLHRVFEPYFTTKGSQGGTGLGLSIVARLVKNCRGLVHLQTRPGAGTAITLFIPANVPGVF; this is translated from the coding sequence ATGATTGAGCCGACCCGCCAGACGCTGCTCGTCGTCGACGACGAAGAAGGTCCGCGCCAGTCGCTGCGGATGGTGTTTCGCAACGACTACCAAGTCCACACAGCCGAGAGCGGCGAGCGCGCCCTCGAATTCATCCGCGCCAACCCCGTCCACGCCGCCATCGTCGACATCCGTATGGCCGGAATCTCCGGCATCGAAGTCCTCCGTCAAATCAAGGCGCACTCGCCGCAGACCGAGGTCATCATGCTCACCGCCTACGAGACACTCGAGACCGCGCGTCAGGCCATTCGTTTCGGCGCCTGCGACTACCTCAGCAAACCCTTCGATTTGCCGACGATCCGCGACGCCGTCTCTCGCGCCATCCGCCTGCGCAACATCTCCGACAACATCGCTTCCACCTTCGACCGCTTCCGCCAACTCACCGACGAGTTGCAGGACGCCAACCTCCGCGAAGAGATGGCCCGCACCGCCAGCGAGATCTACGCCGGCGTGCTCCACGACATCAACAACCCCCTTTCCGTCATCACCGGCGTCGTCGAGATGCTGGAGATACAAATGACGCGCAGCGCCTCCCTCTCCGGCCAGTCACTGGAAGAGGCCCGCAACAAGATCGCCGTCATCAACAAACAGATCGGCACCTGCTCCGCGATCATCACGCGCTACCTCAAGCTGATACGCACGCCCAACCAGATCGAGACCCAGTCCACCTCGGTCAACCTCGTCCTCTCCGACCTCGTTTCCCTCCTCAAGGCCCACCCCGCGGCCAAGAGCAGCAAGCTCATCGTCACCCAGCTCGAGCGCGATCTCATGGCCTGCATCAACTGCACCGAGTTGATCCAGATCCTGCTCAACCTCACCGTCAACGCCTTCCAAAGCACGGTCGGCCCGCAGACGGTCGAGATCAAGGCCACTGCCCACGAGAAACCGGTCGACACCGCCGCGCTCGCCTCGAACAAAGACTCCGTCCTGCTCAACGAGAGCACGTTCCTCAACCGCTCGCCCCTCGTCTCGATCACCGTCTCCGACCAGGGCAAGGGTATCGACGAGAACGTCCTCCATCGCGTTTTCGAACCCTACTTCACCACCAAGGGCTCCCAAGGCGGCACCGGCCTGGGTCTCTCCATCGTCGCCCGACTCGTGAAGAACTGCCGCGGTCTCGTCCACCTGCAAACTCGACCCGGCGCAGGCACGGCGATCACGCTTTTCATCCCGGCCAACGTCCCGGGCGTTTTCTGA
- a CDS encoding FAD-linked oxidase C-terminal domain-containing protein has translation MRSKPVPKNSLEESPHAAATHVLRARLGARVKTDADSLYRASFDGSKLSFLPEAVVVVKAESDIGVVLRLANEHRVPVTVRGGGTSLTGSGSPVRGGWVVDVKALDEIVIHADEGLAEVGVGARIIDIQEAAEAAGWFYPPDPSSRAHSTLGGNVACNAGGMHGAKYGVTRDFVLGLRGFLPNGEKAKWGGRFKKFACGYNLRDLWIGSEGTLGVVTSAVLRLVPKPAAKWTVVCAFEDEAAALAAVQALVGLRVLPSILEFLDRHSVQCAERATGESLFPEQRGRPLLLVEVDGSKADVRTQRAVVLEWARERAIAWKEAKTDAAAEKLWEVRRKCSGAMFELGDAKLNEDVVVPMTRQVDFAKFLDDLQRSSRLPIATFGHAADGNFHVNIMYHRDDAKESLRAQKAVERLMKKVVALGGTITGEHGIGLAKTPFLRFDRSEAEIEAMLAIKRALDPNGILNPGKIFERFQVWDHRPLKVKLPWDHK, from the coding sequence ATGCGCTCAAAGCCCGTACCGAAAAACTCTCTTGAAGAATCGCCGCATGCGGCGGCCACGCACGTGTTGCGCGCCCGTCTGGGAGCGCGTGTGAAGACGGACGCCGACTCGCTGTATCGGGCGTCGTTCGACGGGAGCAAACTGTCGTTCCTGCCGGAGGCGGTCGTGGTCGTGAAGGCGGAGTCGGACATCGGCGTCGTGCTGCGGCTCGCGAACGAGCACCGCGTCCCGGTGACCGTGCGGGGAGGAGGGACGTCGCTGACGGGTTCGGGGTCACCGGTGCGGGGTGGCTGGGTGGTGGACGTGAAGGCGCTCGACGAGATCGTGATCCACGCCGACGAAGGACTCGCCGAGGTCGGCGTCGGAGCGCGCATCATCGACATCCAAGAGGCGGCGGAGGCGGCGGGATGGTTCTATCCGCCCGATCCGTCGTCGCGCGCGCACAGCACGCTCGGAGGCAACGTCGCGTGTAATGCGGGTGGGATGCACGGCGCGAAGTACGGGGTTACGCGCGATTTCGTGCTGGGGCTGCGCGGGTTCTTGCCCAACGGCGAAAAGGCGAAGTGGGGCGGACGCTTCAAGAAGTTCGCGTGCGGCTACAATCTGCGCGACCTGTGGATCGGGAGCGAAGGGACTTTGGGAGTCGTCACGTCGGCGGTGTTGCGGCTCGTGCCGAAGCCGGCGGCGAAGTGGACGGTCGTGTGCGCGTTCGAGGACGAAGCAGCGGCGTTGGCGGCGGTGCAGGCGTTGGTCGGGCTGCGGGTCTTGCCGTCGATCTTGGAGTTTCTCGATCGGCACAGCGTGCAGTGCGCGGAGCGGGCGACGGGCGAGTCTCTGTTTCCGGAGCAACGTGGGCGACCGTTGTTGCTGGTCGAAGTGGACGGGAGCAAGGCCGACGTGCGGACGCAGCGGGCGGTCGTCTTGGAATGGGCGCGTGAGCGCGCGATTGCGTGGAAGGAAGCGAAGACCGACGCGGCGGCGGAGAAGCTCTGGGAAGTGCGGCGCAAGTGCTCGGGCGCGATGTTCGAACTGGGCGACGCCAAGCTCAACGAGGACGTCGTCGTGCCCATGACGCGACAGGTGGACTTCGCGAAGTTCTTGGACGACCTGCAGCGCTCGTCGCGGTTGCCGATCGCGACCTTCGGGCATGCGGCTGACGGAAACTTCCACGTCAACATCATGTATCACCGCGACGACGCGAAGGAGTCGCTGCGGGCGCAGAAGGCGGTGGAACGGCTGATGAAGAAGGTCGTCGCGTTGGGCGGGACCATCACGGGCGAACACGGCATCGGTTTGGCGAAAACCCCTTTTCTGCGATTCGACCGTTCCGAGGCGGAGATCGAGGCGATGCTGGCGATCAAGCGCGCGCTAGATCCGAACGGGATTCTCAATCCCGGGAAGATCTTCGAGCGTTTCCAAGTTTGGGATCACCGGCCGCTGAAGGTGAAGCTGCCGTGGGATCACAAGTAG
- a CDS encoding bile acid:sodium symporter, whose product MKAWLVRNWFVVGLLGAVALAFVFPEPGANGGWLRPEATTKGAIAVIFLLQGLALDLRALREGVFRWKLHVLVQSFTYLVFPLLGIALDAAVGRHLPEELRLGFLFLAVLPTTVSTAIVFTSLAGGNAAGALLNATLSNVLGVIVTPFWVGALLQSRGEAFSVLPMMRELALLIVLPLVVGQFLRPLFRARIAPHKAKVGNVNSGLVLFIVYAAFCNSVQSGIFVEQGWTPAVVAASGAVVFFVAIMLLTVAAARMLGLNAADRTAALFCAPQKTLASGVPMGKLIFAGNPGLGLILLPIMFYHPLQLLVGGFLVNALKARTEKLS is encoded by the coding sequence ATGAAGGCTTGGCTCGTGCGCAATTGGTTCGTGGTGGGTTTGCTCGGAGCGGTGGCGCTGGCGTTCGTGTTTCCGGAGCCGGGGGCGAACGGCGGGTGGCTCCGACCGGAGGCGACCACCAAGGGCGCGATCGCGGTGATCTTCCTGTTGCAGGGACTGGCGCTCGATCTGCGTGCGCTGAGGGAAGGTGTGTTCCGATGGAAGCTGCACGTGCTCGTGCAGTCGTTCACGTATCTGGTGTTTCCTCTTCTCGGGATCGCGTTGGATGCGGCGGTGGGGCGCCATCTGCCCGAGGAGTTGCGGTTGGGTTTTCTGTTTCTGGCCGTGTTGCCGACGACGGTTTCGACGGCGATCGTCTTCACTTCGCTCGCGGGCGGAAACGCGGCGGGGGCGTTGCTCAACGCGACGCTTTCGAACGTGCTGGGCGTGATCGTGACGCCGTTCTGGGTCGGGGCGCTGCTGCAGTCGCGCGGGGAGGCGTTTTCGGTGCTGCCGATGATGCGCGAGTTGGCGCTGCTGATCGTGCTGCCGCTGGTGGTGGGGCAGTTCCTGCGACCACTCTTCCGCGCGCGGATCGCACCGCACAAGGCGAAGGTGGGCAACGTGAACAGCGGGCTCGTACTCTTCATCGTGTACGCGGCTTTCTGCAATTCGGTGCAGTCGGGGATCTTCGTCGAACAAGGCTGGACGCCGGCGGTCGTCGCGGCTTCGGGTGCGGTGGTTTTCTTCGTCGCGATCATGCTGCTGACGGTGGCAGCGGCGCGGATGCTCGGTTTGAACGCGGCGGATCGGACGGCGGCGCTCTTTTGTGCGCCGCAAAAGACGCTCGCGAGCGGGGTGCCGATGGGGAAATTGATCTTCGCGGGCAACCCCGGTCTGGGGCTCATCCTGCTACCGATCATGTTCTACCATCCGCTGCAGTTGCTCGTGGGCGGATTTCTCGTCAATGCGCTCAAAGCCCGTACCGAAAAACTCTCTTGA
- the murJ gene encoding murein biosynthesis integral membrane protein MurJ encodes MSRNLASIGTVSGATVLSRVLGLARDMATAAVFGTTALASAYVTAFTLPNLFRRLLGEGALTAALVPMMSEELEHGGRDAAFALVNKVASWLLIVTGGLVAIAIGGMAIVPHVDGLESRWATGAQLGQILFPYVVVICLAAVFGAALNLLGEYLVPAMTAVWLNASILAALGLGTWVFAETAEGRMYWLCGGTLIGGCLQALTPARALWKRGWRPRFDLEPTDRFRELLRLMGPGLFGAAIFQINILASRGLAFALNESAATLLYLANRLMEVPLGIFTIAVSTVTFPAIARLAARGERRQMAEHYHRAILLTMHIALPASVGLVILAEPIVHLLFERGEFDPADTAAMVPVLGIFCLGLPFYSYVTLVTRAFHALKDTGTPVRVATGAFVLNLGLSLYLMRGYGTIGLAVASNLAIAVQTIVLQWSLGRRYRELAAGAHVRGLVGAVATAFVMGAVVWGGWWCLRSAALDSRWEAALAIAVLIPVGAGAYFASALLFRVEGLDDLRALLRRVRGGRAKGT; translated from the coding sequence GTGTCCCGGAATCTCGCCAGTATCGGCACCGTGTCGGGAGCAACCGTGCTCTCGCGGGTGCTCGGGCTCGCGCGCGACATGGCGACGGCAGCGGTCTTCGGGACGACGGCGTTGGCGTCGGCTTACGTGACGGCTTTCACGCTGCCGAATTTGTTTCGGCGATTGTTGGGCGAAGGGGCTTTGACGGCGGCGCTCGTTCCGATGATGAGCGAGGAGCTCGAGCACGGAGGACGAGATGCGGCGTTCGCGTTGGTGAACAAGGTCGCCAGTTGGTTGCTGATCGTCACGGGCGGGCTCGTCGCGATCGCGATCGGAGGCATGGCGATCGTGCCGCACGTCGACGGGTTGGAGTCGCGTTGGGCAACCGGGGCACAGCTCGGGCAGATCTTGTTTCCGTACGTCGTGGTCATCTGTCTCGCGGCGGTTTTCGGCGCGGCGCTGAACCTGTTGGGGGAGTATCTCGTGCCGGCGATGACGGCGGTGTGGCTCAACGCGAGCATTCTCGCGGCGTTGGGGTTGGGCACGTGGGTCTTCGCGGAGACGGCGGAGGGGCGGATGTATTGGTTGTGCGGCGGGACGTTGATCGGAGGGTGTCTGCAGGCGCTGACGCCGGCGCGAGCTTTGTGGAAGCGTGGTTGGCGACCGAGGTTCGATCTCGAGCCGACGGATCGCTTCCGCGAGTTGTTGCGGTTGATGGGGCCGGGTCTTTTCGGAGCGGCGATCTTTCAGATCAACATACTGGCTTCGCGCGGTCTGGCGTTCGCGCTGAACGAATCGGCGGCGACGTTGCTGTACTTGGCGAATCGGTTGATGGAGGTGCCGCTCGGCATCTTCACGATCGCGGTGTCGACCGTGACGTTTCCGGCGATCGCGCGGTTGGCGGCGCGAGGCGAGCGACGACAGATGGCGGAGCACTATCACCGTGCGATCTTGCTGACGATGCACATCGCGCTGCCGGCGTCGGTCGGGCTGGTCATTCTGGCGGAGCCGATCGTGCATTTGCTCTTCGAGCGAGGGGAGTTCGATCCGGCGGACACGGCGGCGATGGTGCCGGTATTGGGGATCTTCTGCCTAGGGCTGCCGTTCTATTCATACGTCACGCTCGTCACGCGGGCGTTTCACGCTTTGAAGGACACGGGGACGCCGGTGCGGGTGGCGACGGGGGCGTTCGTTCTCAACCTCGGTTTGAGTCTGTATCTGATGCGTGGATACGGAACGATCGGTCTCGCCGTGGCGAGCAATCTGGCGATCGCGGTGCAGACGATCGTCTTGCAGTGGTCGTTGGGTCGGCGGTATCGCGAACTGGCGGCCGGGGCGCACGTGCGTGGGCTCGTCGGTGCGGTGGCGACCGCTTTCGTGATGGGCGCGGTCGTGTGGGGTGGATGGTGGTGCCTGCGGAGCGCGGCGCTGGACTCGCGTTGGGAGGCCGCGCTCGCGATCGCGGTGTTGATACCAGTGGGCGCGGGTGCCTACTTCGCGTCGGCGTTGCTGTTTCGGGTCGAAGGATTGGACGATCTGCGTGCTTTGTTGCGAAGAGTGCGTGGCGGCCGGGCGAAGGGGACATGA